The segment CAGAAAGAATGTTACACCAACATAATAGAACCAGGATATAAGTATCCTCTCAATTTTGAAAGGAAGTATACAAGCAAGAATCTACCTTTAAAAAGAGGATGTAATTGGAAATTGAATATATCGAACCTTACCGCCCCCGAGGTTTGGTGATTTCAGTAAAAAGTTTTGGAAATCTATGTGACCTGTAATTTCTCCTGAACGCTTCGTACCTTATCTTCCATGGTCTGTTCACGATCCGTGCGTGTTCCCAATCGGATCGTTGAAGAGATGCGAGGTGCCCCCATCTCATGCACCCGTTCATGACAACGCTGTATCGCCTTAAACACATCTTCCCAATCACCCTCGATGTTCGTCCCGTAGGCGTGCAGCTGGGTCTTCAGCCCGGCCTCAGCCAGGATTTTTTCGCATTCAGCGATATATTTCGACACAGATACCCCCACCCCTATGGGGACCAGGCAGAAATCAACAATTACTTTCATATTTAACTCTCTTTTCTTTCTGTTTCAACGGCTTACCAGGTCTCTTGCCGATTGGACGATACGCTCCACGTTTGGCAAGGTCTGGTATTCCAGTGTCCTTGAAAACGGGATGGTACTCGTAGTGCAAACCCGCCCATACCGGATGCTCAAACCCGCCTCACCAATAACGGCGGCCAACTCTCCGGATAGCCCAAATTCCTGGTAATCTTCATCGACGACCAGCATCCGGCCGGTTTCTGACACAAAACCAATCACCAATTTTCTATCCAATGGAGAGATCGAGCGCAGGTCTATCACCTGAGCCGAAATTCCTTCTTGGTCAAGCAGCTTAGCTGCTTCGATGGCCCGGTGGACTGACACACCCACAGATACGATGGTGAGATCTTCTCCGGTGCGCCGTAATGTTCCCTGACCGATGGGAATAGGCTCCCATACTTTTGGTACTGCTCCGCGTACGCCCTCTGATGGGACGTCAAACTTTACATTCTTCCGGCTGCTGCCTCCCATGGAATCCAACCAGGTTTCCGATAGCAGCTTATGCTCCAGGTAGATTACCGGTCCATCATGTGCTAAAGCAGACGCCATCAATCCGCCTGCATCAAATGGCGTGGAAGGCACCAGCACCACCAAACCGGGGATGTGTGCCAGCCAACCCCACAGGCTCTGCTCATGCTGGCCTCCGTCCCCATATCCACCTCCGCAGGCGGCGCGGATAACCAAAGGCACCTTCCACTGGCCATTGGAAAACATCCCTATCTTGGCTGCCTGGTTGAAGATCGCATCCAAGGTCACCCCAATGAAATCAATCAGCATGACTTCCACCACCGGACGAAGACCACCCATGGCAGCTGCGACGGCTGCCCCGACGAAGGCTGATTCACTGATGGGTGTGGGCAAAACACGGTCGCGCCCAAAACGCACCCGCAGGTTTAATCTCAAGCCTTGTACATCCTCCCCCAGGATGATGATACGATCATCTTGGGCCATCGCCTGCATCAAGGCATCTTCGATTGCATCTTCGAAGCTCATAGTCCTCATTGTGCCCAGCCTCCCTTCGGCTCAACCGGGGTGCTTACCGAATCAACAATGGCTTTGATCTCAAAATGTACCTGCTGTTCGATCACTTCTACTCTGGCAGCATCGACTTGTACCAGCTTCTTTCTCAAAGGTGGGATCGGATCCCCTGCACCTGATCGAATTTTCCCAGCATTTTCACGGATTAGGTCGAGCATTTCCCTTAATCCTG is part of the Anaerolineales bacterium genome and harbors:
- a CDS encoding pyruvate dehydrogenase, with amino-acid sequence MRTMSFEDAIEDALMQAMAQDDRIIILGEDVQGLRLNLRVRFGRDRVLPTPISESAFVGAAVAAAMGGLRPVVEVMLIDFIGVTLDAIFNQAAKIGMFSNGQWKVPLVIRAACGGGYGDGGQHEQSLWGWLAHIPGLVVLVPSTPFDAGGLMASALAHDGPVIYLEHKLLSETWLDSMGGSSRKNVKFDVPSEGVRGAVPKVWEPIPIGQGTLRRTGEDLTIVSVGVSVHRAIEAAKLLDQEGISAQVIDLRSISPLDRKLVIGFVSETGRMLVVDEDYQEFGLSGELAAVIGEAGLSIRYGRVCTTSTIPFSRTLEYQTLPNVERIVQSARDLVSR